One Echinicola strongylocentroti DNA window includes the following coding sequences:
- a CDS encoding alpha-glucuronidase family glycosyl hydrolase translates to MKRSLSLLFVLALLCIAHHTCLANDGYNLWLQYRPVQNSPYLSSYREQAQHITLPGRSATSNIIQEELQRALGKMLDTTPEFSNAPNPATTLIIGTRKQLPELSATVDDETWNNLGTEGFIIRRIQHNGKNTLWIAGNTDQALLYGTFDFLKLLQTHQDISSLDITSIPKTKIRVLNHWDNPDRTVERGYAGSSIWDWHRLPDYIKPQYIDYARANASIGINGTVLTNVNANAQVLTPYFLKKVAALADTFRPYGIKVYLTARFSAPIEIGGLDTADPVNPDVQQWWDEKVNEIYQYIPDFGGFLVKADSEGQPGPQNYNRTQAEGANMLAKALQAHQGIVMWRAFVYSNETPDDRAKQAYNEFKPLDGKFEDNVLVQVKNGAIDFQPREPFHPLFGAMPKTPLMMEFQITQEYLGQGTHLVFLGSLFEEVLDTDTYAEGPGSTVAKVVDGSLDDHALTGMAGVSNIGTDRNWTGHQFGQANWYAFGKLAWNPAESAADIAQEWSRMTFGNDEELATKVKRIMLQSHEAVVNYMTPLGLHHIMGWSHHYGPGPWVTDKHRDDWTSTYYHQAGPDGIGFDRTASGSNALSQYAPEIQQQYSDLSTCPEKYLLWFHHLPWDYTMKSGNTLWNEIALHYQKGVDQTQDMLDDWKSIQNHVDDQRYDQVLAFLQIQHNEAKWWRDACLLYFQQFSKKDLPEGVPQPEYSLDHYQNYTPVFVPGI, encoded by the coding sequence ATGAAAAGGTCGCTTTCCCTACTTTTTGTTTTGGCACTGCTGTGCATTGCTCACCACACTTGTCTCGCTAATGACGGCTACAACCTATGGCTGCAGTATCGCCCTGTGCAAAACTCCCCATACCTGTCCAGTTACCGAGAACAGGCACAACACATCACCCTTCCCGGACGAAGTGCCACCTCCAACATCATCCAAGAAGAGCTCCAACGTGCGCTTGGAAAAATGCTAGACACCACCCCGGAATTCTCCAACGCTCCAAACCCAGCAACCACCCTCATTATCGGCACACGCAAACAGCTCCCAGAACTCAGCGCAACAGTGGACGATGAAACATGGAACAACCTTGGCACCGAAGGATTTATCATCCGACGCATACAGCACAATGGTAAAAACACCCTATGGATCGCCGGAAATACCGATCAGGCCTTGCTCTACGGAACATTTGACTTTCTAAAGCTCCTACAAACACATCAAGACATCAGCTCACTGGACATCACTTCCATACCGAAAACGAAGATCAGGGTGCTTAACCACTGGGACAATCCCGACAGAACCGTGGAGCGTGGATATGCTGGCTCCTCGATTTGGGACTGGCATAGGCTTCCCGATTACATCAAGCCACAGTACATTGACTATGCCCGCGCCAATGCATCCATCGGCATCAACGGCACGGTCCTGACCAACGTAAACGCCAATGCCCAGGTACTCACGCCATATTTCCTTAAAAAAGTCGCTGCCCTGGCAGACACTTTCCGACCATATGGCATCAAGGTGTACCTCACCGCTCGGTTTAGCGCACCCATAGAAATCGGAGGATTGGACACAGCTGATCCCGTTAATCCCGACGTCCAGCAATGGTGGGACGAAAAGGTCAATGAAATCTACCAATACATTCCTGATTTTGGCGGGTTCCTCGTCAAAGCAGATTCAGAAGGACAACCCGGCCCGCAAAACTACAACCGAACCCAGGCCGAGGGAGCCAACATGCTGGCCAAAGCACTTCAAGCCCACCAAGGAATAGTGATGTGGAGGGCCTTTGTGTACAGCAACGAAACCCCAGACGACCGCGCCAAGCAAGCTTACAATGAATTCAAACCCCTTGACGGCAAATTCGAGGACAACGTCCTGGTACAGGTAAAAAATGGTGCCATCGATTTCCAGCCTCGCGAACCCTTTCACCCACTCTTTGGCGCCATGCCCAAGACGCCTCTGATGATGGAATTCCAGATCACCCAAGAATACCTCGGACAAGGCACGCATTTGGTATTCCTTGGCTCGCTATTCGAAGAGGTCCTGGACACCGACACGTATGCGGAAGGACCAGGATCCACCGTAGCAAAGGTAGTTGACGGCAGCCTTGACGACCACGCGCTCACCGGAATGGCCGGTGTATCCAATATCGGCACAGACCGTAACTGGACGGGGCACCAGTTTGGGCAGGCCAACTGGTACGCCTTTGGGAAATTAGCGTGGAACCCAGCTGAAAGCGCCGCCGACATTGCACAAGAATGGTCAAGGATGACCTTTGGCAATGATGAAGAATTGGCCACCAAAGTGAAACGCATTATGCTTCAATCCCACGAAGCCGTGGTCAATTACATGACCCCACTTGGGCTCCACCACATCATGGGATGGAGCCACCATTACGGCCCCGGCCCTTGGGTCACTGACAAACACCGAGATGACTGGACTTCTACCTATTACCACCAGGCCGGGCCTGACGGCATTGGCTTTGACCGTACAGCATCTGGCAGCAATGCCCTGTCACAATACGCCCCTGAAATCCAGCAGCAGTACAGTGACCTGAGCACTTGCCCCGAAAAATACCTTTTATGGTTTCACCACCTTCCATGGGATTATACGATGAAATCAGGCAATACACTATGGAATGAGATCGCCCTTCATTACCAAAAAGGGGTCGACCAGACCCAAGATATGCTCGACGACTGGAAATCCATCCAAAACCATGTGGACGACCAGCGATATGACCAAGTACTTGCTTTTCTCCAAATACAGCACAACGAAGCGAAATGGTGGAGAGATGCCTGCCTACTCTATTTCCAGCAGTTTTCCAAAAAAGACCTACCTGAAGGAGTACCACAACCTGAGTATTCATTAGACCATTATCAAAATTACACGCCCGTATTCGTTCCGGGCATATAA
- a CDS encoding LacI family DNA-binding transcriptional regulator, producing the protein MNKEITIYDIAKDLGVSPTTVSRALNDHPAVNTKTKQRIFEAADQMGYRSNVFASNLRRKSTNNIGIIVPRLNSSFQSSVLAGMEKVANEAGFNLIISQSLESYEKEKANARSMFNSRVDGLLVSLAGNTEKTEHFQAFMDKGIPVLFFDRVASQTGCTGVIIDNRQAGYNATKHLIQQGCKHIVHVLGNLNINVYAERLKGYKYALMDHDIAFSQDNVIHSDLNEEAGEDIAKKIMAMKPMPDGLFVSNDACAASCIRSLKQAGIAIPGDIAVVGFNNDVISRLIEPNLTTTHYPGYEMGEVAMKNLINHLSDSTEGVLQNTNTITLRSELIIRDSSLKKKSEA; encoded by the coding sequence ATGAACAAGGAAATCACCATATACGACATCGCCAAAGACCTTGGGGTATCCCCCACCACGGTCAGCAGGGCGCTGAACGATCACCCGGCCGTCAATACCAAAACCAAACAACGCATCTTCGAGGCCGCAGACCAAATGGGCTATCGCTCCAATGTCTTCGCTTCCAACCTGAGGAGGAAAAGCACCAATAACATTGGCATCATCGTCCCACGGCTCAATAGCTCCTTCCAGTCGTCCGTACTGGCAGGCATGGAGAAGGTAGCCAATGAAGCCGGCTTCAATCTGATCATCAGCCAATCCCTCGAATCCTACGAAAAGGAAAAAGCTAACGCCAGGTCCATGTTCAACAGCCGCGTGGATGGCTTACTGGTTTCCTTGGCAGGCAACACGGAAAAAACCGAACACTTTCAGGCCTTTATGGACAAAGGAATACCTGTCCTGTTCTTTGACAGGGTAGCATCACAAACTGGCTGTACGGGCGTAATCATAGACAACAGACAAGCGGGCTATAACGCCACCAAACACCTTATCCAGCAAGGCTGCAAGCACATCGTACATGTCTTGGGCAATCTCAACATCAACGTCTATGCAGAAAGACTCAAAGGATACAAGTACGCCCTAATGGATCATGACATCGCCTTTTCACAAGATAATGTCATCCATTCCGACCTGAACGAGGAAGCAGGAGAAGACATTGCCAAGAAAATAATGGCCATGAAACCGATGCCCGACGGACTCTTTGTGTCCAACGACGCCTGCGCTGCCAGCTGCATTCGATCACTCAAACAAGCGGGCATCGCTATCCCCGGAGACATTGCCGTGGTAGGATTCAATAACGACGTTATTTCCAGACTCATAGAACCCAACCTCACCACCACCCACTACCCCGGATATGAAATGGGCGAAGTGGCCATGAAAAACCTGATCAATCACCTCAGTGACAGCACTGAAGGTGTTTTGCAAAACACGAATACGATAACCCTAAGATCTGAATTGATCATTAGGGATTCTTCGCTAAAAAAGAAAAGCGAAGCTTGA
- a CDS encoding M20/M25/M40 family metallo-hydrolase produces MRRLLINAVLWAVFSSCIGCTVAAQVNDAMITEDELEAHVAFLTSSKTKGRYPGTAGNRRVVKYIRAEYENYGLKSFDGDFLQKFQAKLRTSGDEASGKEVKTWNVVGYVEGNNNYLKGEYVVIGAHYDHLGHGGPSSKKPGSKEVHPGADDNASGVAALMEIAEKVARNRYMLDRSVIFVAFGAEEQGLLGSKYFVDHLPVDKDKVKLMINMDMVGRLNAEKQIYMGGAGTFPRGVELMRDLGVEMGLNPVVHAGEVGGSDHVSFYRAGISAVGLHTGGHDEYHRPEDTLDLLNISGERTIAEYIYKVLLRVVNKNYELTFINQD; encoded by the coding sequence GTGAGGAGACTATTGATCAACGCTGTATTGTGGGCAGTTTTTAGCAGTTGTATTGGCTGTACGGTTGCTGCTCAAGTAAATGATGCAATGATAACCGAGGATGAATTAGAAGCGCATGTGGCTTTTTTAACTTCCTCCAAAACAAAAGGAAGGTATCCAGGCACTGCTGGTAACAGAAGAGTCGTGAAATATATTCGGGCTGAGTACGAAAACTATGGTTTGAAGTCTTTTGATGGAGATTTTCTTCAGAAGTTCCAAGCTAAGCTGAGAACATCAGGCGATGAAGCTTCAGGAAAAGAGGTGAAAACTTGGAATGTGGTGGGGTATGTAGAAGGAAACAATAATTATCTCAAGGGGGAGTACGTGGTAATCGGGGCGCATTATGACCATTTGGGGCATGGTGGGCCATCATCCAAAAAGCCCGGAAGTAAAGAAGTTCACCCTGGTGCAGATGATAATGCAAGTGGTGTAGCGGCTTTGATGGAGATAGCTGAGAAAGTAGCGCGTAACCGTTATATGCTGGATAGGAGTGTGATCTTTGTGGCTTTCGGAGCCGAAGAGCAAGGCCTTTTGGGATCCAAGTATTTTGTGGATCATTTACCGGTCGATAAGGATAAGGTAAAATTAATGATTAACATGGATATGGTCGGGAGGCTCAATGCTGAAAAACAAATTTATATGGGTGGAGCAGGTACTTTTCCAAGAGGAGTAGAGTTGATGAGGGATTTGGGAGTTGAGATGGGGCTAAATCCTGTTGTCCATGCGGGAGAAGTAGGAGGGTCCGATCATGTGTCCTTTTACAGGGCTGGTATTTCTGCGGTCGGTTTGCATACGGGAGGGCATGATGAGTATCATCGACCTGAAGACACGTTGGATCTGCTGAATATTAGCGGAGAGCGAACAATTGCGGAATATATATATAAGGTGCTTTTAAGGGTCGTCAATAAGAATTATGAGTTGACATTTATCAATCAAGATTAG
- a CDS encoding SDR family NAD(P)-dependent oxidoreductase has protein sequence MNLTKTNRPVAIVTGGASGLGLATSKKLCGNDITTVIIGRNKTKLIEAQKELGSNCHYYVFDLNDLNNIPALINSIIAEHGKIDILVNNAGINMKKPFIEVTDEEFQQIITTNVSAVFSLSREVAKIMADQKSGAIVNISSMASQYGIPKVIAYTASKSAIEGMTKAMAVELSPLGIRVNCVAPGFIATEMSAKALDGDPERKQKVLSRTPMGTLGNPEHIADAVYYLTSESAGYVTGTVLPVDGGNSIGF, from the coding sequence ATGAACCTTACCAAAACAAACAGACCAGTTGCCATCGTCACTGGCGGCGCATCAGGGCTAGGACTGGCCACTAGTAAAAAACTCTGCGGCAACGACATCACAACCGTCATCATCGGTAGAAATAAAACCAAACTGATAGAAGCCCAAAAGGAACTTGGCTCCAATTGTCATTACTACGTTTTTGACTTAAATGACCTGAACAATATCCCAGCATTGATCAATTCCATCATTGCTGAGCATGGGAAAATTGACATTCTGGTCAACAATGCCGGCATCAATATGAAAAAGCCATTCATTGAAGTTACCGACGAGGAGTTTCAACAGATCATCACCACAAATGTATCGGCAGTATTTTCATTAAGTAGGGAGGTAGCCAAGATCATGGCAGACCAAAAAAGCGGGGCAATCGTCAATATCAGCTCGATGGCATCCCAATACGGCATCCCAAAAGTCATTGCCTATACCGCATCCAAATCCGCCATAGAAGGCATGACCAAAGCTATGGCGGTAGAGCTCTCACCGTTGGGCATCAGGGTGAATTGTGTGGCACCTGGGTTTATCGCTACAGAAATGTCCGCCAAGGCCCTCGACGGAGACCCAGAAAGAAAACAGAAAGTACTCTCCAGGACTCCCATGGGAACGCTCGGCAACCCCGAACATATTGCTGATGCCGTTTATTACCTCACCTCAGAAAGCGCTGGCTATGTCACCGGAACAGTACTACCAGTGGACGGCGGCAACTCCATTGGCTTTTGA
- a CDS encoding sugar phosphate isomerase/epimerase family protein → MNKRRKFLKLGAAFTAGSFLPLQFCASPKSGSETAVVEEAVKESVKEKLESFGIQLYSVKGDMAENAQEAIKKIAGYGYNQIEGFDGGKGIFWGMKNTEFKSFTEDLGLDFVASHANVFENTEKLAAEAGEIGMQYLIAPYVGAQKSMEEWKKMADKFNKVGEICKSNGVRFAYHNHGYTFEELEGQMPQDFLLENTDPELVDFELDIYWAVTAGADPQAYFEKYKNRFRLCHVKDREKGAPSGEHNASTVLGYGSIEYGEILRTAKDNGMNYFIVEQEKFSGVTPMEAAEKNASYLKGLEI, encoded by the coding sequence ATGAACAAAAGAAGGAAGTTTTTAAAGCTGGGAGCAGCTTTTACTGCTGGTTCGTTTTTGCCATTGCAGTTTTGTGCTTCTCCCAAAAGTGGAAGTGAGACAGCCGTTGTAGAGGAGGCGGTAAAAGAATCCGTTAAGGAAAAGTTGGAGAGTTTTGGTATCCAACTGTACTCTGTAAAAGGAGATATGGCAGAGAATGCCCAAGAGGCCATAAAGAAAATAGCAGGTTATGGCTATAATCAGATCGAAGGCTTTGACGGCGGCAAAGGGATCTTCTGGGGGATGAAGAATACGGAGTTTAAGTCCTTTACGGAGGATTTGGGATTGGATTTTGTAGCTTCTCATGCCAATGTGTTTGAAAACACGGAAAAGCTGGCTGCTGAAGCCGGCGAGATTGGTATGCAATACCTCATTGCTCCTTATGTAGGGGCGCAAAAGTCCATGGAAGAATGGAAAAAAATGGCCGACAAGTTTAACAAAGTCGGGGAGATTTGTAAGTCAAATGGCGTGCGTTTTGCCTACCATAACCATGGCTATACCTTTGAAGAGTTGGAAGGACAAATGCCTCAGGATTTTTTGCTGGAAAACACTGATCCTGAATTGGTGGATTTTGAGCTTGATATCTATTGGGCCGTTACGGCAGGAGCGGATCCACAGGCGTATTTTGAGAAATACAAGAACCGTTTTAGGCTCTGCCATGTGAAAGACCGAGAAAAAGGAGCACCTTCCGGGGAACATAATGCATCCACTGTGCTAGGATATGGATCCATTGAATATGGCGAAATACTTAGGACAGCCAAAGATAACGGTATGAATTATTTTATCGTTGAGCAAGAGAAATTCTCTGGTGTCACACCGATGGAGGCTGCAGAAAAAAATGCTTCTTATTTAAAGGGACTGGAAATTTAA
- a CDS encoding SH3 domain-containing protein, whose amino-acid sequence MFNAKSYQEAYNLYTDILQNEDAYSPAMLLKMAYITEGMGNYEDASLYLSKYYDHNPSPKVISKIKSLTDQPELKGYTFSDKAQFFKLLTDHQQPITGTLALLLIISLILVLVKKKANKPKYLIPSMILVALVFLSNNLLNAPQTGIIKESPTIIMGGPTAAGKFIDKVNPGHRVIIKSSEDIWYRIDWNGQDAYVKKEAISKL is encoded by the coding sequence TTGTTCAATGCTAAAAGCTATCAAGAGGCCTACAATCTCTATACAGACATCCTCCAAAATGAAGATGCTTACTCTCCTGCCATGCTCCTAAAGATGGCTTACATTACGGAAGGCATGGGGAATTACGAAGACGCCTCACTGTATCTCTCAAAATACTATGATCACAATCCTTCCCCTAAAGTCATCAGTAAGATCAAGTCGCTTACAGACCAACCCGAATTAAAAGGATATACTTTTTCTGACAAAGCACAATTCTTCAAGTTGCTCACCGACCACCAACAACCCATCACTGGAACGTTAGCTTTACTATTGATTATTTCTCTGATATTAGTTTTGGTAAAGAAAAAAGCGAACAAGCCTAAATACCTTATTCCTAGTATGATCTTGGTAGCACTGGTGTTTTTAAGCAATAACCTTTTGAATGCGCCCCAAACAGGCATCATCAAAGAAAGTCCGACCATCATCATGGGAGGACCTACTGCAGCGGGCAAATTCATCGACAAGGTCAACCCTGGACACAGGGTAATTATCAAGTCATCAGAAGACATCTGGTACCGAATCGACTGGAATGGACAGGATGCCTACGTAAAAAAGGAAGCCATATCTAAGCTCTAA
- a CDS encoding SusC/RagA family TonB-linked outer membrane protein — MDSTFTKSVRSKSDRRSCRDLVKWLLMLVFMLVAHLSTAQNVTVSGVVLDENGMGLPGAAVQEKGTANGVVTNLDGDYSISVQEGATLVFSFLGYTPQEIKVGNQTSIDVDMQPDMSSLEEVVVVGYGTLRQEAVTGSVASIGGDEMREVASANVTQALQGRLPGVDISQTSTQPGATMQIRIRGDRSLSASNDPLIVLNGIPFAGSIGDISPEDIESIDVLKDASATAIYGSRGANGVILITTKKGAKGQEAKVSYNGFYGPKTVFANYPMMNGPEFIAMREAAGLYTNGADESNDVNTDWQDLFYRTGVMTSHDINVTGGGEKSTYSFGVGYYHDEGVVPTQGYDRFSLRASVDQEIGQHFRIGFNSNSNYNERQGSQVGLYNTLSMSPIASPYEDDGTPRRTINMPLDETWVTTREVINNVQDQWLNETRSYATYNALYGELKIPGVEGLKYRVNLGLDYRQSNQGEYTGKGINSANPETPSTAAVGNSHTYHWIVENLLTYDKTIADKHIINVTALYSSEQNKFNRSRMWARDIPADQFQFYNLGYANGEIQINPDDQQYEVWGLKSVMGRVMYSYDDRYMISATLRSDGSSRLAPGHKWHTYPAVSAGWNIGDEAFMDNVSFVNMLKLRAGYGQTSNQAIAPYATLGGLGTRPYNFGDDTYATGYYVNALPNPNLGWEYSETLNFGLDFRLFDHRLSGAVEYYVTNTKDILLGVNLPGTSGVSSYTANIGETQNKGIEISLNGTIIQNNDWTWEAGVNLYANRNKLVSLASEQQRDEGNWWFVGHPINVIYDYEYQGLWQEGDPYLDVLEPGGNVGMIKVKYTGEYEEDGTPSRAIGPDDRQILDLQPNFMGGFNTRVAYKNFDLSIVGAFKSGGILISTLHSSTGYLNMLSGRRNNVKVDYWTPENTGARYPAPGGLASGDNPKYGNTLGYFDASFLKIRTMTLGYNFDQGSNWMNKAGISRLRVYGAVQNPFVLFSPFHKESGMDPETNSYGDENAAITDNYPNRLLTIGTNSPATRNFIVGINLTF; from the coding sequence ATGGATTCTACCTTTACCAAGAGTGTCCGGTCAAAGAGTGACCGACGATCTTGCAGGGACCTCGTGAAATGGTTGTTGATGCTGGTATTTATGCTAGTGGCCCATCTTTCAACGGCTCAAAATGTAACAGTATCAGGAGTGGTGCTGGATGAAAACGGAATGGGACTGCCGGGTGCAGCAGTGCAGGAGAAAGGAACAGCCAATGGCGTAGTGACTAATTTGGATGGAGATTATAGTATATCTGTTCAGGAGGGAGCGACATTGGTTTTTTCATTTTTGGGCTATACACCTCAGGAGATAAAAGTAGGCAACCAGACATCCATTGATGTGGATATGCAGCCAGACATGAGTTCCTTGGAGGAGGTCGTCGTAGTCGGCTATGGTACTTTACGCCAAGAAGCTGTTACGGGATCCGTAGCATCGATAGGGGGTGATGAGATGAGAGAAGTGGCCTCAGCAAATGTCACCCAGGCCTTGCAGGGGCGTCTTCCTGGAGTTGATATTTCACAGACTTCTACCCAGCCCGGTGCTACTATGCAGATCCGTATTCGGGGTGACCGGTCACTATCTGCGAGCAATGACCCACTGATTGTGCTTAACGGGATTCCTTTTGCGGGATCTATAGGTGATATCAGCCCCGAAGATATTGAAAGCATAGATGTGCTGAAGGACGCCTCGGCCACGGCGATATATGGTTCCCGTGGTGCCAATGGCGTGATTTTGATCACCACCAAAAAAGGTGCCAAGGGGCAAGAGGCCAAAGTGAGCTATAATGGTTTTTATGGCCCTAAGACTGTTTTTGCCAACTACCCAATGATGAATGGTCCGGAATTTATTGCCATGCGGGAGGCTGCAGGCTTATATACCAATGGCGCTGACGAATCCAATGATGTCAATACCGATTGGCAAGACCTGTTTTATCGGACCGGCGTGATGACCAGTCATGACATCAATGTGACTGGTGGTGGAGAGAAAAGTACCTATAGCTTTGGAGTGGGGTACTACCATGACGAAGGAGTGGTGCCGACCCAAGGGTACGATCGATTCTCCTTAAGGGCATCTGTGGACCAAGAGATCGGTCAGCATTTCAGGATTGGTTTTAATTCCAACAGTAACTATAACGAACGACAAGGGTCCCAAGTGGGATTATACAATACCCTGAGCATGTCACCGATTGCGTCACCTTATGAGGATGATGGCACGCCCAGAAGAACCATCAACATGCCTTTGGATGAGACTTGGGTGACGACTAGGGAGGTGATTAATAATGTACAGGATCAATGGCTGAATGAGACCAGGTCTTATGCCACTTATAATGCCTTGTACGGAGAACTTAAAATCCCAGGAGTGGAAGGATTGAAGTACAGGGTAAACTTGGGGCTGGACTATCGCCAGAGCAACCAAGGGGAATACACCGGTAAAGGGATCAACAGCGCAAACCCTGAGACACCATCTACAGCAGCTGTTGGCAATTCCCATACGTATCACTGGATTGTCGAAAACCTTTTGACCTATGACAAGACGATTGCAGATAAGCACATCATCAATGTGACGGCTCTATATTCCTCCGAGCAGAATAAATTCAATCGTTCAAGGATGTGGGCAAGGGATATACCTGCAGATCAGTTTCAGTTCTATAACCTTGGCTACGCCAATGGGGAGATACAGATCAATCCTGATGATCAACAATACGAGGTTTGGGGGTTGAAATCTGTTATGGGAAGGGTCATGTACTCTTACGATGACCGGTATATGATTTCGGCCACCCTAAGGTCAGATGGCTCCTCTAGGCTGGCTCCAGGGCATAAGTGGCATACTTATCCAGCCGTTTCTGCAGGGTGGAATATAGGAGATGAGGCTTTTATGGACAATGTTTCTTTTGTCAATATGCTGAAGCTAAGAGCTGGCTATGGGCAGACTTCCAATCAGGCCATTGCTCCTTATGCGACGCTGGGGGGATTGGGAACCCGTCCTTACAATTTTGGGGATGATACCTATGCTACAGGCTACTATGTAAACGCCCTTCCCAACCCAAACCTGGGCTGGGAGTATTCTGAAACATTAAACTTCGGCCTTGACTTCCGTTTGTTTGACCACCGACTGTCCGGTGCCGTCGAATATTATGTGACCAACACAAAAGACATTCTTTTGGGGGTCAATCTGCCAGGGACCTCGGGCGTGAGCAGTTATACGGCGAATATTGGAGAAACCCAGAACAAGGGGATTGAAATATCATTAAATGGTACCATTATCCAAAACAATGATTGGACCTGGGAGGCCGGGGTTAACCTATATGCTAACCGTAATAAGCTCGTGTCACTGGCTTCCGAACAACAAAGAGATGAAGGAAACTGGTGGTTTGTAGGCCATCCGATCAATGTAATATACGACTACGAATACCAAGGACTATGGCAAGAAGGCGACCCTTATCTGGACGTGCTGGAGCCAGGGGGCAATGTCGGGATGATTAAGGTGAAATATACCGGTGAATACGAAGAAGACGGTACACCTTCGCGGGCAATAGGTCCCGATGATCGCCAGATACTGGATCTTCAACCCAATTTTATGGGAGGCTTTAATACCCGTGTGGCGTACAAGAATTTTGACCTTAGCATTGTGGGGGCTTTTAAAAGCGGTGGCATATTGATCAGTACACTCCATTCTTCAACGGGCTACCTTAATATGCTCAGCGGACGAAGGAATAATGTTAAAGTGGACTATTGGACACCTGAAAATACAGGAGCAAGATACCCCGCTCCAGGGGGATTGGCCAGTGGAGATAATCCAAAATATGGGAATACATTGGGGTACTTCGACGCTTCTTTCCTGAAAATCCGAACCATGACGCTTGGGTATAATTTTGACCAAGGCAGTAACTGGATGAACAAGGCGGGTATCAGCAGGTTGAGAGTTTATGGTGCCGTGCAGAACCCATTTGTCTTGTTCTCACCTTTCCATAAGGAGTCAGGAATGGACCCTGAAACCAATTCCTACGGTGACGAAAATGCCGCAATAACCGACAATTACCCCAATCGGTTGTTGACCATTGGTACTAACTCACCGGCAACGCGCAATTTTATAGTAGGTATTAACTTGACATTCTAA
- a CDS encoding gluconate 2-dehydrogenase subunit 3 family protein, translating to MAMNRRDALKSFVLMMGGTMVGANALLTGCTPDKQIEGLDFTPEEIAFLDEIGDTIIPTTDTPGAKAVGIGSFMVMMVKDTYWEDDQKQFIDGLNSLRKGFEEEVGKDFMDASQEERTAYLNKLNAAAKNDDGPKYFNMLKDLTVLGYFTSEIGATKALNYVEVPGKWEPCIDYKKGDKAYAI from the coding sequence ATGGCAATGAACAGAAGAGATGCGTTGAAGAGCTTTGTGCTTATGATGGGCGGTACCATGGTCGGTGCCAATGCACTACTTACCGGATGTACACCTGATAAGCAAATAGAAGGGCTGGATTTTACCCCAGAAGAAATCGCCTTTCTGGATGAGATCGGTGATACTATCATCCCAACTACTGACACTCCAGGTGCCAAAGCTGTGGGGATAGGTTCCTTTATGGTGATGATGGTAAAGGATACTTACTGGGAAGATGACCAAAAGCAATTTATTGACGGTTTGAATAGCCTAAGGAAGGGCTTTGAAGAAGAAGTAGGGAAAGACTTTATGGATGCCTCACAAGAAGAGCGAACTGCCTATCTCAACAAACTAAATGCTGCGGCAAAAAATGATGATGGACCGAAGTATTTCAATATGCTAAAAGACCTTACTGTACTGGGTTATTTTACTTCCGAAATAGGCGCCACCAAAGCGCTGAATTACGTGGAAGTTCCGGGCAAGTGGGAGCCATGCATCGACTACAAAAAAGGGGATAAAGCGTACGCTATTTAA